Proteins from one Malaya genurostris strain Urasoe2022 chromosome 2, Malgen_1.1, whole genome shotgun sequence genomic window:
- the LOC131429863 gene encoding uncharacterized protein LOC131429863 — protein MLSSLVRRPLANLAVRNAAFLSRAYHKPKNPNFRQMTMNDNPIPEGDFFEEHARKNRIYNTWLVIGIITFGATVYVAKETGLFYLNYQPPKSID, from the coding sequence ATGTTGTCATCGTTGGTTCGTCGTCCGTTGGCCAACCTGGCCGTGCGTAATGCGGCCTTCCTGTCCCGGGCCTACCACAAACCGAAGAACCCGAATTTTCGCCAGATGACAATGAACGATAATCCCATCCCGGAAGGAGATTTCTTCGAGGAACATGCCCGCAAAAATCGGATCTACAACACCTGGCTGGTCATCGGAATCATCACCTTCGGGGCGACCGTGTACGTGGCCAAAGAGACGGGACTGTTCTATTTGAATTACCAACCACCGAAGAGTATTGATTAA